A window of Nitrososphaerota archaeon contains these coding sequences:
- a CDS encoding ABC transporter permease, with amino-acid sequence MDAAKIDTSPLHGLWALTNRDLKKWYKVPFIFIMSLIQPFMWLALFGKAMNLTAIFTGGSFNIPGLNIPKEVINQIGKQIMFQTFGTQDYFSYLAVGMLSFISLFTAMFSGMSIVWDRRLGFLDKVLSTPVARGVIPMAKVLSTVVRALAQAAIVLLLAILLGMDASHITPAGLLGSFAALLLLIIGFASLFVTLAIRSTSWEAQMAIMNLLNLPLLFASNAMFPVTYMPEWLQTVAKINPVSYAADICRQLLLASPGMADIGFGFTYLAAFAATLSTIGIILSWRYLSK; translated from the coding sequence CTGGATGCGGCGAAGATTGACACAAGCCCCCTCCACGGGCTGTGGGCTCTGACGAACAGAGACCTCAAGAAATGGTATAAGGTGCCCTTCATCTTCATTATGTCGCTGATTCAACCCTTTATGTGGCTTGCGCTCTTCGGAAAAGCCATGAACCTAACAGCAATCTTCACAGGAGGCTCATTCAACATACCGGGCTTAAACATACCTAAAGAGGTCATTAACCAGATCGGTAAGCAGATAATGTTCCAGACCTTCGGCACCCAAGACTACTTCTCATACCTAGCGGTAGGCATGCTCTCATTCATCTCGCTCTTCACAGCGATGTTCAGCGGCATGTCTATAGTCTGGGATAGGAGGCTAGGGTTCCTCGATAAGGTCCTCAGCACACCTGTAGCACGAGGGGTCATACCTATGGCTAAAGTCCTCTCAACAGTTGTGCGCGCTCTCGCTCAAGCCGCTATCGTACTTCTACTAGCCATACTTCTAGGAATGGATGCTTCACACATAACCCCAGCTGGGCTACTAGGGTCGTTCGCAGCACTCCTCCTACTCATAATAGGATTCGCTTCACTATTCGTCACACTAGCCATAAGATCGACGAGCTGGGAGGCACAGATGGCGATAATGAACCTCCTAAACCTACCCCTACTCTTCGCGAGCAACGCTATGTTCCCAGTAACCTATATGCCAGAATGGCTCCAAACCGTGGCGAAGATAAACCCAGTAAGCTACGCAGCAGACATATGCAGACAGCTACTACTAGCCTCCCCTGGGATGGCTGACATAGGCTTCGGATTCACATACCTAGCAGCCTTCGCAGCAACCCTATCCACAATAGGGATAATCCTCTCTTGGAGATACCTCTCAAAATAA